The following nucleotide sequence is from Helicobacteraceae bacterium.
TTCAGCGATCCGGTAGCCGACGGCGCGACAATCGAAAAAGCCTCTCATCAAGCGCTAAAAAACGGTTTTGTCTTTAGCGATCTAGCGGCTATTAGCGCCGCGTTAAAGGGGCGCGATCTGATATGGATGGGTTACGCAAACCCGTTTTTTCGGCGAGGAATGGAAAAGACGGCGCGGGAGGCTAAAGCGCTTGGCGTTAGCGCGCTTATTATCCCCGATCTGCCCTACGAGGAGGCGCGAACATACCGCGCGATTTTTGAAACAAACAAAATCGATCTTATCGAATTTGTAGCGCCGACCACGCCCAAAGAGCGGGTCGCGGTAATTTTACAAAACGCGAAAAAATTTATCTATCTCGTAGCTTATACGGGCGTAACGGGCGCGGCACAAAACGAGGATTTGCAAGAGACTCTAGCGGCTATCAAAGCCGTCTCTCAAACGCCGGTTTTCGTAGGTTTTGGCGTTAATCGCGACACGGCGAAAGCGCGCGTCAAAGGCGCGAACGGCGTGATTGCCGGTAGCTGTTTTATTAAAATCTTGCTTGATGAAACGCTATCAAAAAGCGAAAAGATCAAGCGCGCGCGCGATGAAACTACGGCGATCAAAGAGGCGATCAATTAGCCCGCCGCATATCTCTCTCTTTTGCATTCTCGTCGTTGAAAAGTTATGGAAACAACGCGCTAAAAGACGCTAAGGCAAATAGTCGATTTGTTAGATTAAGAGAGCGCTTTTAACGACGCTTCTAAAACTATGCGAGGCGGCGTAGAAAAGTTCTTTTTAAACAAGCGTAAAGATCTCGTTTTACGACAAGCGAAACAAAAGGCTACGGACAATCTATAGGTTTAAAAATAGATCGCTTGCGAGAAACAGGCAAAGATAAAAAATAGTTTAGCGTAAAAACGACAACCCGCAGACTGCCTAGGTTTGTGGGCTTTTAATTTTTCTTTTTAGTTTCTATGTAGTGAATATGTAGCGGGCTGTGCCGCCCCTAGAACTACAAAATCCCTCTCTTTTTACCAATTATACTTTTTGAGAAAATATACTATTCTTAATAAAAAAGAGTAGCAATATTAAGAGGCGTTTCAATACAGAAAAGAATTTAACAGCAAAAGAGCAAGTCGGTATGGAAATAAAGGAAACTGAAGCCAAAGTCGCTGACCTGTAATTAAACACCTTTGAAAAGTAGGGTGAAATCAATAAAAAAGCCGCCGCTCTCATCTTCGACCGCAAATGTGCCCTCAAGCGCTCCGCCGAAGTAGAGGGAAATCATGCTTTGTTCATGGGAAGTGGTTTAGAATGCAATGCTTTGCGTATTGTTAATGGTATTTAATGTTATGGTGTTATCCACTGCAATACATAATAAAGATCTTGCACGAGTGGTTGCGACATAGAGCTGTTTCTTAAACTTTTTCTTATTTTTAGAAAGACTATCGGTTAGACAGCAGGAAACATCTTTTTTTGTTTTATATGTTGTTTCCAATACCAATTGAAGATTTTTTCTGTAAACGCAAAGTATCGTTTTCATAAGATATTTCGTGTTTTTTGATTATAAAACCTAGGATTTGATAAAATGCTTTGTTCATATTCAGTTTAGGATTAGCTCGTAAAGTATGCACTAATTCTATCAAAGCGTCTGATTTCTCTGATTTGCGCGTCTTTTTATAATTTTCAATATAACTTCCAATATGATTTTGCGGATTATCACTTTGACCAACAAACCCAACAATTTTTACAATGGGATTATCTTCTCGTTCAAAATGGGTGTCTACCAAACCTAAAAAGTGTAAGATAATTTGTGATTTTGTTGTTTCTGAATAAGTTATAATCTGGAGTGGTGATTTCGGATTAGACGACAAAGCCGTCATGCTTATCGTTGAAAGTTTGAATTGATTTATTAAACCAAGGTGTTGCGCTGGGAATCTTTTGCTGTCGCCTATATTTATTGATGATCGTCTATTTGCATCATTTCCAAAGGTATTTTGGCCGTTCGCGTTATGAAAGTCATAAATCGCTTGATATGAATCACTGAAACGCTGATAAATGCAAGATATATCATTGAAAAGGCGCTCTATCAGGACATCCTGTGTGTTATTATCTTGAGCCTCGTCAATGAACACTAATGGAAAACGCCCCCGCACATTTCGGACATAATCGGGATACATTTCAATAGCGTGATTTGCGCAAGCATACATGTCGTCATAAAAGAAATATCCGTTTCCCAACGAAGTTTTCTTTTTATTGTACAAGTCTTGATATGTTGCGGTCGTATTGCCAAGTTTGTTTGGCATTCTAAATGTGAGTGGAATAAGCGAAGTTAGTGTTAAATCGAACGCTTTATATTGGTTTGAAAGCCAAGTTTTTGTGCCGGGCATTAAAGAGTAT
It contains:
- the trpA gene encoding tryptophan synthase subunit alpha, which codes for MKKLTGYLTPKLPDCAFTIDLANAMFDAGMDALELGVPFSDPVADGATIEKASHQALKNGFVFSDLAAISAALKGRDLIWMGYANPFFRRGMEKTAREAKALGVSALIIPDLPYEEARTYRAIFETNKIDLIEFVAPTTPKERVAVILQNAKKFIYLVAYTGVTGAAQNEDLQETLAAIKAVSQTPVFVGFGVNRDTAKARVKGANGVIAGSCFIKILLDETLSKSEKIKRARDETTAIKEAIN
- a CDS encoding UvrD-helicase domain-containing protein — encoded protein: MLKYPHFIGAIQEFVDKYLAYPALRHLGYKMRIVDTELAKEKIEYSLMPGTKTWLSNQYKAFDLTLTSLIPLTFRMPNKLGNTTATYQDLYNKKKTSLGNGYFFYDDMYACANHAIEMYPDYVRNVRGRFPLVFIDEAQDNNTQDVLIERLFNDISCIYQRFSDSYQAIYDFHNANGQNTFGNDANRRSSINIGDSKRFPAQHLGLINQFKLSTISMTALSSNPKSPLQIITYSETTKSQIILHFLGLVDTHFEREDNPIVKIVGFVGQSDNPQNHIGSYIENYKKTRKSEKSDALIELVHTLRANPKLNMNKAFYQILGFIIKKHEISYENDTLRLQKKSSIGIGNNI